A genomic region of Clarias gariepinus isolate MV-2021 ecotype Netherlands unplaced genomic scaffold, CGAR_prim_01v2 scaffold_32, whole genome shotgun sequence contains the following coding sequences:
- the sparcl2 gene encoding SPARC-like protein 1 yields the protein MLRHTHLLLLSLLMTLNLCITSTGRALRKQKQMDSELKPYVGRVDAVALCGLMKCYSPTGSQCQVVKNGDILVPKCVCPITCPRQNAPLCSVLGKTYINECLLHKESCRKKQRIGKAHDGPCLEAGVCSDLELGQFPYRLLDWFLLISRMGKQYTAAHTTSCITNRHRVQLAQNWFSILDRNKNGKLSMKDLKKLHYKKMPLEHCANTFFKSCDKNRNNKVTVNEWISCLVDRSERWFNEYMSMKMGSRKLCDQRSSTDTENSSE from the exons atgctcagacacacacacctccttctACTTTCCCTCCTGATGACATTAAATCTCTGCATCACCTCG aCAGGGAGAGCTCTACGCAAACAGAAGCAGATGGACAGTGAGTTGAAGCCATATGTGGGTCGAGTGGATGCAG TGGCCTTGTGTGGGTTAATGAAGTGTTACAGTCCCACTGGATCTCAGTGTCAGGTGGTGAAGAATGGAGATATTCTCgtcccaaagtgtgtgtgtccaatAACCTGTCCTCG ACAGAATGCGCCATTGTGCAGCGTTTTAGGTAAAACCTACATCAATGagtgtcttcttcacaaagaatcATGCCGCAAAAAACAACGTATTGGAAAGGCACATGATGGACCATGTTTGG agGCTGGGGTGTGTTCAGATCTGGAGCTTGGTCAGTTCCCCTACAGGCTGCTTGACTGGTTCTTATTAATCAGTAGAATGGGAAAACAATACACAGCAGCACACACAACCAGCTGCATCACAAACAGACACAGAGTACAACTTGCACAG aACTGGTTCTCTATTTTGGATCGAAATAAAAATGGGAAGTTAAGTATGAAGGATCTGAAGAAGCTTCACTATAAGAAGATGCCACTGGAACACTGCGCCAACACATTCTTTAA gtcatGTGACAAGAACAGGAATAATAAAGTGACCGTGAATGAGTGGATTTCCTGTTTGGTGGATCGATCTGAGCGATGGTTTAATGAATACATGT CAATGAAAATGGGCTCAAGGAAACTGTGTGATCAGCGTAGCAGCACCGACACGGAGAACAGCTCTGAATAA